Sequence from the Helianthus annuus cultivar XRQ/B chromosome 13, HanXRQr2.0-SUNRISE, whole genome shotgun sequence genome:
aggtacgggtactgtaccaatcccatccctacgggctacggctcaaccccgtaTTTGTAATGTTTTTTcccggttttataaaaatgaTTCCCCTAAAAAATACGAGGATACTCCTAACAACAAAATAGGATACTTAATATTACTGAAATCTCATTTTGTTATAAGCCCAAACATTTTACAACCCGAAAACTTGTCTAATAATTAAGTACGAATGATAAAATAAGCCTGAATTAACAAAAATAGAATTGAAAGAAGACCCTAAATATAATTGATAAAGTTAGCGCATGATCCAAAACAATATTATAATTGAATAAGTGATCTTGCTCGTTTTATGGTGGAAACCGTAACACATAGTTCTTGTCCTTTGGTTTATCGGGTAGTGAAGCTAGCTTTGGTTTTACCagttgcaaccgcaaccgttgaaagatgttttttttctaaataaaAGCTTTttaagacggatttacgcaatcgaatgggcccggaatatttgaacaatgttatggtttcTGTGGTTGAAAAAGAAACTTTTGATAAAGCAAAAGACGACGATGtaatggaacgatttcaagctatgaaaacaaagaagaggacaaatctattaggtatttgttcTACTTTATTGATTATCGTTTTTTTATTGTATGATTACACGGTAAAAAAAAATCCGGGATACCCCTAAATTAGTGGGCTAGCTCCGCCACTGCTCTCACCTCTGCGCACATTACGTGTAGCGACAGAGGGGACCAAATAGATATTTCTTGACTACGACGTCTCGCCCAATCAACCAATCTTCTTCTCGAACCCTTTGGCTATAAATATCAGCCCTCACCAAAAGTTTAAGGATCCGATTTTCCTACTCTTtcactcttaacacacacttGTTTCCTTTCTCACTAGAAAAACATATACTTATTCTAACGCCGGAGGGAAGTTACGAGAAGAACTCCCCACCTCTCCTTCTCGTAACGAGTTCACGATGTTGTTTGAGTTTTGCATATCACACTTAGGAGATTCCAGCTTACATTGATCAAGAGAAGAGATTAAAAGATAActccccccctcccccaccccccatcGAGACATTACAAGCAGAACTCTCTTGTGTAACACACACCGGGACGAAAACCCAGTTGGGCTCAGGATTCGAACTGACAACTTCGCACAAGGCCTAGGTCAAATCCTTCGCTGCCTTAATCCACCAAAAGTGACAATAAAGATCAAACTTGTGTCTCAACTGAAGCATCAAAACCTCCTACCACTAGGTCCGGAaaaaatcaatattaattaatccCTTTatgtcaaataaaaaaattaatccCTTTAAATAGAATTTATGTCAAATAATACTTACATGTCCCCAGGGGCATAAAGCATTCAACAAGTTGCAGATAAGACCCCGGGTTCGAACCCGTGTAGCTGTCGTTCCCATCCGTTTCTCTGCCTTCTTTCCTTCGTCCCTGACCAGGACTGCCAAGGGGTCGTCTGCCACAACCTGACGAGACTGGGGTTACAGACCCGACTAACGTGTCCGGATATACACGTTTTGCAGAAATAATACTTACACGTGTCGAAGAGACATCAAACCTCCAAAGGACACCAATTTCAACTCTTCTTAACCGGTAGCTACAAGACAAACAAAAACATGGTCCTAATATGTATCCGGAAAAGCCAAGAATTTACCAAGTTTTCAATGATATCTATAGTTGAAATACTTACACCGTAATGATTTTAAAATCAATCATTATACCATGATTTCGGTGACTAGTCTACTCCATGCAAGATGGTGCAAATGACTCGAGCAACTTCTGAGCTAGTCAAGATTGTTTAATAAAATCTTGAATCGCACCTGAGCTAGTCATGATTGTTTAATAAGATCTCGAATCGCACCAACATATTAAATGAGTCTGAACCCGAGTTTAAAAtaagtttgtttaataaacgagcaTGAACCCTAGCTTTATTTATTGTGCTCGAGTAGGCTCGCAAGCATAAACGCAACTATAATTTATACAGTTTTATTTAATATACCATGTACGTAATTATAtaagggttattagattttaGTAATCCTACCTTTCATTCATTGGTCGGCATTAATCCCAACTTAAAAAATTCACTCACGATTTCAACCTTTAAGAATTTGGCCCTCATAGACCCTTTTCTAAtaggttataacccagttagttttgtGCTGACGTGACAACTTACGTGACACAAACTTAGTCATTGGCTGATGTGTCTGCTTATGTAGCACAAACCTAGTTATTaaattttaataatcctaactttcaccaccaccattgccgccaccgccaccaccaccatcacccaccaccaccatcagccAATAGCTAGGTTTATGCCACGTAAGCTGTCACGTCAGCAAAAAAACTAACTGATTATAACCCAGTTAAAAAAGGATCGATATGGGCCAAAttaaatcttacaagttgggttGTCAGAGATAAGTTTTAAAATTGGGATTAATGTCAGCCGATGGGTgaaaatttggattattaaaattcaataatCCATTATATTATGAtagttataatatataaaactatGATATAAATAACTAAAATAATGTATATTATGGTATAAATAAAAATTGTAActataaatatatacaaaaatattTCTATATAGATACAAAAGAATCGTAAActtatataaattaattaataaacaaCACACGAGTCAAGCCTGAACTAGAAAATCTAATTACGAACCAAGATTGAGTTcaagctctcataagttaaactagTTGACCTCCAGCTCGGTTTGATTCATTTACACCCCAGTATCGTATTCGGCTTAGTCAATGTCACTTCGAATTGCATAAGTAAACCATGATATCATTGGTAGATAATATTCGTTTATGGTTGTGACTAGATCTTTGAGAATGTGGCTCCACATTCACTAGCCATGGAATGCACCCCTAACCCCCCTAGCTACTTTAAATAGGGACCCAATCTCATGTCCTTTGTGTTAGATGAGTAGGTAGCTAGTAGTTTTCAAAACCCCGTGACCCAACAATCCGAAGTCTAGTGCATCATTATGAACCTTCTATTCCATTTTCATGTTTTCTTTTGCTAACTACGTTGTGATAAGGTGTATTTCATACACATTGATTCATAGCTACGCATTAATCCTTTCATATAAATTATCATCTTGTCCTTCTTGCTTTTCTGTCATTATTCTCTCTAACTCTCtttgtttcttgcttttgatATGTCTAAAGAAGAAGCGAGTTTATCAGTGAATGTAAATGGTCAATCTAAGGTGCCACCTGGGTTCCGGTTCCACCCTACCGAAGAAGAGCTTCTCCATTACTACTTACGAAAGAAAGTTGCGTACGAAAAGATTGATCTTGATGTTATTCGAGAAATTGATCTTAACAAGCTTGAACCATGGGATATCCAAGGTGATTTTTCGTTTGTTTGTTTCGCATGATAACTTTATACTTTTGGATTAGTAGGTGGTTCAGGATTCCGCTAGTACTTTTAAACGTTTTTCGAAATTTCTTGAATTCGCGAACTCATGCAAGTTCTGATAGTTCTTTTTAGAGTTTGCCGGTGTGGCAAGTGAATTACACAAGTTTGCTTGTGTGACAATTGGTGAACTCCATAAAATTTTTCACTAAACTTAATCCATGGCTTACAAGTATTCACCAAACTATACGAAATTCGTTTGCCACCTAAGATCATTTGTCAAGTTCGTTTGCAGTGTAGGAAACTAGCTAATTATACGAGAATTTTCAAAAAACGCATAGAATTAGTTAGGCGAATCCTAAACCATCGATCTACTAATCCAAAAAAACTCTAAATATGATCATTTACATGTGTCTGGCTCTATAGAGAAGTGTAGGATCGGATCAACCCCGCAAAACGATTGGTACTTCTTTAGTCATAAAGATAAGAAATACCCTACTGGGACGCGTACAAATCGTGCAACTGCTGCGGGCTTTTGGAAAGCCACAGGCCGAGATAAGGTCATTCACAGTAGCTTGAGAAGAACCGGTATGAGGAAAACACTTGTTTTCTACAAAGGAAGAGCACCTCATGGACAAAAATCAGATTGGATAATGCATGAATACAGGCTAGATGATAATACTATTACCACCCAAGATTATAGTTATGTAAGTTTTTTTGGTATGGATTTAATTGTGTTTCATCTTCAAAACCCCTGTAAAGTATTGTGTACTATTAATCAACTATAAGTAAGGATACAGTGAAGATTATAATTACAAAGGAAAACTAATCAAATTATATCCCGTAAACCCTAGCTAATATATTGTCTCTAGTAATATATATTGCTAACAAAAGCTACAACCTTTTTCTTGATTTAGGGTTCTAACTTGTGTGACTCGACTCAGGAAGACGGGTGGGTCGTATGTCGAGTGTTTAAAAAGAAAAACTACCATAAAACACTTGAGAGTCCCCAAAGGTCATCATCAGTAGCTGAAATGCAATGTTTAAAGAAAGATGGAAGTGTTCATGATCAATTTCTTGCATACATCAATGGTAGATCCTGCAAGCAAGAAACTGAGTCACTTACA
This genomic interval carries:
- the LOC110903284 gene encoding NAC domain-containing protein 43, encoding MSKEEASLSVNVNGQSKVPPGFRFHPTEEELLHYYLRKKVAYEKIDLDVIREIDLNKLEPWDIQEKCRIGSTPQNDWYFFSHKDKKYPTGTRTNRATAAGFWKATGRDKVIHSSLRRTGMRKTLVFYKGRAPHGQKSDWIMHEYRLDDNTITTQDYSYGSNLCDSTQEDGWVVCRVFKKKNYHKTLESPQRSSSVAEMQCLKKDGSVHDQFLAYINGRSCKQETESLTNITITHEYNPMQHFMNPINDRFLHMPRLDSTSGNLFDQVSSSQVHNSMTRLLKEVEHSKDSEHHENLDSWADVDRLVASQLNGYDEPNEEDICFSLDHDHQDPPQPSFMAKPNEAAYLWSFAQSSSQSITTDPFYHLSI